The DNA sequence TGTATCCGCGGCATGCAACGCAAAGCGGCAGAGAAGGGGCGTTCGTCGAGCAAAAAGATCTCGGCGCGCCGGTCCAAGCTCCAGGCAACCCCTATGTCATCAACACGCTCTACGATTGGAAGTTTCCGGCGGATTTCAACGCGATCGCCACAGGCCTGCTGAAGATCGACGTCGCCGGCGACTATCTCTTCTCGACCAACAGCACCTGGGACCGCAACTCTCTCTCGGTAAACGGGCAGATGATCTGCCCCTATCGCGACGGCGAACAAACCGTCGCTAAGATTCGTCTCGAAAAGGGCTACGTGCCGATCGTCTGCGGCGGCTACTTCGCGTCGCGAGGGACGACGCAAGTCACCTGGCAACCGCCGGGCGCGCAAGCGCTCATGCCGATTCCATCGGAACTATTCTTCTTCCTCCCTGAGAAGAAGAAACGCTAACGCTCGGCGAGGCACCTCACACGACTGCCGCGGCGACCCCGTTCGACAAACTCTTCAAGCGCCACGGCTGCCTCTCGCGGATCGCGTTGGTCAGCAGCACGCAGAACACTTCCGTGTCGGGATCCATCCACACCAGCGTGCCGGTCGCGCCGGTGTGGCCGAACGTGCGAGGGCCCAACAAGTCGCCCCAGCTGTCGTACGTGCCGGGATGATTCAAACGCCAACCAAGTCCCCACGGCTGCGTCCGTGCGACGGCTTCCGGCAACTCCGGAAGCTGAAGCAGCTGATTACGCGTCATCGCCGCGATCGTCGCCGGAGCGGCGATGCGAACTTCTTTCCCGTTCTCTAAACGAACCGCTCCTCCGCCGAGCATCAAGCGGCAGATCACGGCGAAATCGGCCGCGCTGCTGAACAGCCCGCCCCACGGCGCGCCGAGTTCTTGCCAATAGCGGCTGTTCCAACCGAACGCCGGCTCCTGATACTCGGGCGTCTGCACGCGCACCAGCCTTTTGCGATCGAACGGGCGCGAGCCGAGCCCGATCGACGTAAGGCCGAGCGGGTCGAACAATTCCTTTTTCAGAAACTCCGCGATCGGCAGACCGGAAATCAAGCGCACGATCTCGGCCGTGAGGTTCGTGCCGACGCTCTGATAACTCAGCTTCGTGCCGGGTGGAAACAGCGGCACCGTATCGCGTACCCCATGCTCGACGTACTTCGAGAGAGGCGCAAAACTCTTGCGCAACTCGACGTTGTTCGCCAGCATGTCGGGCAGGCCCGAGGTGTGCGTGAGCAGATGCAGCACCAAAGTCTCTTCTTTGTGATGCGCGGCATACTCCGGCAAATACTTCGTCACTCGATCGGTGAGATTCAATAACCCCCGCTCGACCAAGAGCATCGCCCCCAAA is a window from the Planctomycetia bacterium genome containing:
- a CDS encoding beta-lactamase family protein, producing MPHLPLAKPEEIGFDPVRLQRVYDLLDSWTKPGATGSAEVPSGAICIGRQGRMVAPRLFGKMGPEADAEPIRDDALFLMASITKPVVYLGAMLLVERGLLNLTDRVTKYLPEYAAHHKEETLVLHLLTHTSGLPDMLANNVELRKSFAPLSKYVEHGVRDTVPLFPPGTKLSYQSVGTNLTAEIVRLISGLPIAEFLKKELFDPLGLTSIGLGSRPFDRKRLVRVQTPEYQEPAFGWNSRYWQELGAPWGGLFSSAADFAVICRLMLGGGAVRLENGKEVRIAAPATIAAMTRNQLLQLPELPEAVARTQPWGLGWRLNHPGTYDSWGDLLGPRTFGHTGATGTLVWMDPDTEVFCVLLTNAIRERQPWRLKSLSNGVAAAVV